The DNA segment GAACCAGAAAACAAGAACTGAGACGCTTTGACATTAAATTGCAGATAGCACATGTGTGCATACCAGAGTGATATGAGAAAGACTGAATGAGTAATAATACCCAACATTTTGCTTATTATGATTGAATAAAGACGGAATACATCAGTATTGCCTTATCAATGGTTTTCCATTTGGCAACATGTGCTTTATTAATAGGTAGATTTTGAATGACTGCAACCTATGCCCTAAGCCCATGGAAAGATTTTAAATGATTCCACAGAGAATGGCAACATAATGGAAAAACTGGAGTTATGGGGGCTTAAGTTCAAATCCAATTgtaccaaaaaaataaaaaggtaAGGCTATTGGCCAATCTTCTAGCTAACTTAAAGAATACAATTATGATGAAAGAATAATAAATTAAAGAACCATCATAATATGGAATTCTAGCAAGATAAATTTGTTCCTAATTAATCCTGTATATATGACCTTCCGGTCATTCTCATAACCTTCTTCAACTTTTATTTCTGATTATCAGAGACCAGTGGAGacccaagaaaaaaaaaacatgcaACTGTCTCTTCAAGCGTTACTTCAGGCATGGCCAAACACGTGAAAACATATTATTTACAAGTTCAGCAAGTAACTTTTGATCCTGAGGTATCACAAAATCATGATCGCAGTTGGAGAAATCATAACTTCCATGATAACCTTGTTGTGGATGATGATGACGGGAATAAGGTTCTGCCTCAGCTCCGCTGGAAACTAAAGGCATCCTTGGCGGTGAAGGCGGTGGTCGTGTATGCTTTCTAGCTACCTTTTCTTGTTTgctcatttttctttcttctgaTACATTAAAAATGCAACATGCACGATGCAGACGAAGCATAATTGCTTGTGACACAAAAACTAAATTGCTTATCTTTCTTTTAACATAACTTTTTTAGAGGACTTGCTTAGTAAAATCTTGATAATttcatcttttcttttcttttcttttcttttccttataTATGTATGAAATTGAAAAAGCTTAAATCCATTTGCTTGTGCCAGAAAAGAAACAGAAATATAATGAAAGCAGAAACCCTATACTGGAAAACCAACCCATAACAGAAGAGATCCAACCCATAGAATGAAAACTGCCAAAGAGGAAGTTTAGTCATCTCATGTGTCTCATTAAAGAAATAAACAGATTTTTCTCCTTTTGTTTTCCCAAAAAAGAGGCAGTTCTAGTCCTTTCATTTCTACATCCCTAAGTAGAATTCTGGAGTGAGTTGCAACCCTTGAAGTTTCTCCTTCAACATATTATGGTTGGAACTCACTTTTCACACAAACccttaaaataagaaaaaaaaaatcaagaattataagggaaaaaaaaaaaagcaatgctACTCTTTTTAGAACGGTAAAATCTCGTATTCTAGTCGTAGTTAGACTAAttgaatatttaaataaaattattaaaatttaaaaatttattttttttaaaaaattattttcttcaatttttttttctaaaaaaatatttttcgttaatATTTTTCAAATGTCTGAAAtgctaaaaaattataaaaattattttttaataccttAAAcggtaaaaattataaaaattattttttaaaaaaatattttccccAAAATAAATGGAAGTATAGGCATTAGTTTCAATTTTAGACAAATTAATGGTTTTGAATGACTACTATGAACATTTCTTGGAAACTTTTTACATGTACTTGTCTGGGATGTCAAGGGTAGGCCACCGGAAAAGCAAGAGTAGCGCTCATGGTGATCCAGTCCTCTCATGTATTCTTCCTGATTCCTACAGGCTAGGCCTAAGATTACCATCAAGTGTTAAAAATCCTCAATCTCACAAAGTACAGCCGTTCTCGATTCGAACTTTCAGTAGTGGTGGTCTATCAGATGGACAGGGTACAAGCCCCAGTCATGACAATAAGCCAACAGGAACTCGAtggaaataaattattaatggaaGTAATCGATATCTATCGAAGTTATCCAGCGAAGGAAAAGATGTATATATACGTACAGTAAACTTCTTGGATTGCTGATGCAATGCAACATTAGCCTCTACTCTTGCAGCATTTTAGTGAAACAAAATTATACAATTTCCTCTAACATCCAATGAAACAAAATGACCCCAaaatgtgtgtgagagagagagagagagatttacaATGAATATGAATAACAGGTATAATTTAAAGTAATTGATCAGGGCAAAAAGTTAAGATAATCAGTAAAACTTGTGTAAGTGCACAACTTAGGCCGGTAGCAGCTGCTTATCTTTGCCACCATCACCTGGAAGGAAGCTCTGATTGCTGACCACTCAGAGAAGGATTTGATGAATTAGAAGGAAGAGGCCCATTATCTTGAGAGGATGGCCCACCCCACTTGAGCTCCACATCAGTTGGTTCAACCACATGCACTGCACCATCACTCATGCCAAGTGCAATCTGGTTGGGCTCAGATGGATGAGCTGCTATCACCAAAGGATATGCATTGTTGCTGCAAAAAAGGTTATTGTCAATATATGGCAAATTTTACCATTTACAAGATATTGATATTATTGTGAAATGCAGTATTGGAATAAAACTTTTGGATAGATTTATGCCAAAAAATAAAGTTTCCAAGTTTCCTTGTGACAAGTTTTAGCTTACCCTGCCACAAATGAAGGCATGTAAGCAGTAGGTGCTATTCGGCACCTCACCCTCAACCCATCTGCATCAAAAACTCCAACAGCACCATCACAAAACCCAGTATACACCAGCAAACCATCACTCGAATATATCGCACTTGAAATGGGAGCAGCAAGCGTGTCCTTCGGATACCACTGCAAGATCATAGATTGAACAATATAAATGAATAAACGAAAATAATTTCATTCttccaaattttatattttttcagtAAAAGGGCAAATAGCACATTATCACCAATTTTCCACAATGTTAGTTGTGATACTCAGTGACACAGGGCAATTCATAGGCCAACGTTTTTGGTTGCAATTTTTACATAAATGAGCAGCATGTATTGAGTCAAGTCCCAAGTGAGTCTATACTGGTTCTACAACAGGATAGTCAAAAATCAAATTGATTTCCAATACAAAAATTAATTATGTCAAATTCGGGTTTATCTAAACAAAAAATTGACCACAAAAAAATCAGATGTACTATAAAACTCAAACAATTCagatttacaatacttttcattTCGGCAGTCACTAAAAAAGTAGCATTTGCTGCATGGACAGGTGCAAGAGGAACAACTCTATCCGGCTCAAATTGTAAACTTTTATGGCATTATCAATCATTAGGAAGTTTATATAGAAAGGATGCTAACATTTTCAAAAATCAGATATTCTCTTCTAATTCAGCTATGGGACAAAGTGGTTTTTGGTTTCTTTGTGGGCTTGTGCACTAGGGTTTTCAAAGGATTGTCTTCAAGTGGCACTACTGTTTGTCTTATAATTGGTGCTCCTTTTGTTTCATGATGTTTTAGATATAAGGAAACTTTATTTTCCACTTTGTAAATCCTCTCTCTTAGAATGTCCGTCTTATCAATAAAAAAACAAAGTCTAGGGTAGAGAACTTACTGATCGCAAGCATTCAAGTTTGCTATCATAAATGGCAATTTGACTTTCATGGACAACCAATAGATGTGTTTGATCATTGTGAAACTGGACTCTAGTTTCGCCTGTCAATGGGGATTGGCGACCTGGTGGTGCCTGTATAAATCTTGATTTCCTTTTCTCCCATCCATCAATGCTCCACACACATAACTGCAACTCAATTCATCAATGCTCCCAACACTATCTTACAACTAAAAGCTACAAACAGATATAAGTAATTTGACACAAATTACAGTGCTTCAAATCCAATAATATCCCAAACTGTGACAAGCCATGTTTTGGTTTGCATTACATGTCTATCATATGCATCTCATATCTTTCTAGTGCAACAGTATTTCAATAAATTCCAGTCACATAGCTTAGTAACAATGAGAAATGAGTTATCTGAGCACCAtgaagaattttaaaataattatttataagaaGTCAGATAGTCCATATCAGGACCAATCAATCAACATCAATAGCAGGCATCTCAtggcaaatgaaaaattaagaGATTTTAGTCCTATATTGAAGTGGATCAGTGAGGGCATTAAGAACCATCCTGCAATAATAGAATACCATTCAAGCACTAATAATGTCAAAAACAAAAACTAGATTATAATGTTGCAATGCGGAGAACCACTATGAAACTCAGCAGTGTTGGCCTATCGCCGTCTTTTTTtttaagacaaaaaaaaaaaaaaaaaaaaccttatagCAAGGTTTCTTAGCTGCTTAACCATTCCCCCAACGCTTGTAGGTGAGCCATTACTTTAAGCGGCCATTGAATGTGTTGCACAAAATGACCAACTCAGCTAACAAGGCTTTGTGATAAACATGCATCACGTCTTAAAATTTTGCCTCGACTTTGAAGTCAGAATACATTTCTTTAGTTCATGTCAACTGACACAAAGCACACTTTGAGATCATTAATCCACCTTTACATCAATTTAAAAACCGGCCAACACACTCACATATCAAATCTATAAAAACTATTTTTCAACTCGATCTAAAACTAAAAACACCCTAGTAGATTTTGAAGAGCTTGCTTCAAAAGTTAATATGAACAATTAGGTTTTTAAGAGACACAACAACTCTCTGTGGGAGATGGAATTCTTAGAAATGGCACTTGAAAGAACACCGCAGATCTTAAAGCAATTTGAACATTTTAAGGGCAAAACTAAATGCAATCTTTGGACACGGGGATAAATGACGAGTTTGAGCATTTACTCCATGGCGATTTATCAAGCATGAGCTAACTTACTAAGTAGGAAATCTTGATGCTCTTTAGAAGTTAGATTATAATGGCGACACCAAGCCCAAATTAGTGCAAGAAGCAGCCAGATTAAGGGATCAACAAAAGATAACATGTAGCTTTCCAGATTTAGCAGAAGCATAACCACACCACTTTCTCACATCACTTTCTTACTTAAGCAGAAGCTTTCATAGCCTTTCTCCTAAGGATAACATCAAACTCTAGCCATAGATTATTTTCTTGATCACTAACCTGTGCATCAGCCCCAGAAGACACCAGTACATTTAAACTTTGGGAAAAAGCAAGTCCTGATATTCGACTTTGGTGGCCCTTAAGCTTTGTTTTAACCTGCAAAAGGTAAACATCATCCAATGTCAAGTTTGCTTCCACAACTAGACACATCACACCAAAGCTTAAGAGCATTAAGGGTTAGATGCTGCAATAATTTCATCAGTTATTGTCATGTGTGAAACTTTTAATTTCAAAAACAATAGaactttctctttctctcttatcatCCAAATTTTCTTCACTGTCAATAGAAAAGTGACAAACAATTCCAACCGCTTTACTTGTAAATATAAAGATTCAAAAATGCAGAATGTATATCTGCTATTTTCGCAGCTTGTGAATAAACAATTTTTATTTTCTGAACTAAGGCATATGTAGTTATGTTGGTGTCAgaaattttcttacaatttgtgaattttgagaaaccaATAGCTCAGGACAAAGCATTAAAGTTAGCAACAAGTGCAAGAAATAAATGCCATAAAATAAAACAAGAATTTTATGCATAAATGGAATTTTCGAGAGAAAGAGAGATTGTGTGTGTGCTTACAGTAGAATAAAAACATACAAGCACACAAGcaggcacacacacacacacaaaaataGAAAAATGCTTCACCTCATCAACTCTGACATTATAAATTTGAACTGAAGAATCTTCCATGCCAATGGCAATGATATTATTATCCTGAGGATGGAATGCCAAAAATGTGGCAGCAGGAGGTGGGGACATAAATGTTGTCATGACCTAAAAAGAAGTTAACAGTTGATTCAGTAATACATAATGTTGTTTGATACAATTAGCATAAACAAAAATACATATTTCAAATCAAGAAACGATTAGAAGTTGCCAATACTGACCTTGAATGTCATCATGTTGAACAAAGATACCTTCCCACCAGATGCAGACATGACGTAAGAATCATTTTTGGATAAAGCAATGCATGCGGCAGATTCTTCAGCTGGTTTATTATCACTTATGTCATTGGTCATAAGAGTTCCACTGGGAGGTTGCCACAACTGCGGTGCAACATATGCAGTAGCCTACAAGATGCAGTGTTGAGATTTGAGAGTATCAGAAACAAATAACCAAGAGAGCAGAGACTTGCACATTGAAAGACAAGCACCGTACCTTTCCAGATTGATTCCTTTCACTGCGCTGCCATTTCCAAAGTTTGTGAACAGCATTGGAGGCAAGGGCCAACAGAGCTAGGCCAGAGTTGGTGTAAATCAATCGCACAACCTACAATCATTGACCAAATATCGTCAATTCTGAGGATAAAAAGACAGCAGTATAGAATGCACATGTATTTATGCAGTACACCCGGAATATCTATATATAAGTGCCTCACACATACAAAGATCTGTTGCCAAATATATGGGAGGctaaaacataatatatacatCAAATAAAGGTGCacatttgtgtgtgtgtgtgtgtgtgtacagTTATGTATGCTGGATGTAAACCAAATATCCAATATTGTTAAGTACTTTATGGTGGACAACAATATTAGTAATTTACCATAGATGATAGCAGAAACAGTTAATAACTGCCTTTAAAGACTGAATTGCAACTAGTTAGAAGTATTCTCCAATTGCTTCTAATCTTCTCTAAAGTAACTCTTCCCAGacaagcaaaaatgtgtcatgttCAGGAAGTATGCAGTTGTTGGGAACATATCAACTAGGGTCTATTCTACCCTTGCTAAACAGTTCATACCATTAATCCATCGCATTCACCTTTCTTTGTAGTCATGTCAATAAAAAATTACTAACATACAAACTCAAACAAATGTGCATGCACACAAAGAACAATTGAAACCTACAGTTTGGAGATCAAAAGAATTAAATTTTATTCCACAATGAAATAAGACGTACAACCAAATGCAGCATATAAGGAGTCCAAAAGGGTAGCCAATAAAAATCCACACACCGAAAAGTCATACAAAGAAGAGAGAGAAATACCGTCATCGTTGCAAACACTTTTTTCCTCAATTTGAAACAAGTCTACAAAGTGGAATTAGTGACTAGTTAAAATGAGGAACCACCAACCTTGCCAGTAGCTATGGGGTCCGGCAAACGCAGAGCCTTCAACTGAGATGGATCAACAATATCAGGAATTTTCCAGCTCTTAATCTTGTCTAATTCGTCTGAAATACGTGGTTTAACATCAACAAGCCTATTGCTGTCCATTGTACCCTGCAATATTACTTACCATAAGCTTAAAAACACAGATGACACTAACAGCACATGACTGGAGAAGGCCAAACACATACAACACTGCTAATGGACACAGCAGGTGGGATTCTATCCGAGCGTTCCAGTACAGGAGGAATGCCAGAAGAAACATTTGCCACAGGCCCAAATGCATTAACAATCAGCGGCTGCAATGAAGGTTGTAAAGAATATATTGGCATATGAAACCCACCAGCAAAACATTTAAGTAAATGTACAAAGAAATTACAGCATATAATATTATAGAATTACAGCATATAATATTATAGAAGGATAAAAGAAAACATCACATGGGCACACATCAGAAGACTAAGCTTAAGATCATTCAAACCCCAATTCTAAACCTTTCTCCTCCCCAATCTAGTTTAATTTAAGATCCTAGCAATTGACAAGACAGGTTAAACCATTTCCCTCCTCCATAAGTGATGATTAGCCTTTGTTGTCTGCAAAAAGACTTCAATTATGACAttgatttctctctctctctctctctctctctctctctctctttttggcCTGAATTATAACCttgataaaatttgaaaatttccaCTGGATTGTATTGCTTTTCTTGACCCATTGAACATGTACACTTCCATAAAGAATTACAATTGATCCATTGAACATTAAGATTTCATGGTAAAACACTGATAGAGAGATATTAGCTTGAGAAATTTAActgttaataatttatatataaatacgtATTGCACAAAGCACAGGATGAGAACAATAATGGGTTTTCTCGATAGATGAGAATCTCTTTTCATCAACAAAGGATGATGGAGAGTTAACATACTCGATCAAAAATTGTTTGGAAAATGTGCACGCACATCtatcaaagagagagagagagagagagagagagagagaggtttcTGAAAAACAGAACCAAAAAAATTCTCTTTTATTGTTTTTAGAAACCCAAAGACAAATAAACCATAATGATACCTGATGAGGCCAAAGGTAGCCTTGGGCTACTCAAGTTCATTTTCAGTCTTAAATATTTAAGCGGGATTAGATTTTCTGTAAACATATCAGGGGTACTGTTAATAACATTAAACATATCAGGATTACTGTTAATGACATTTTTCTTTCTCAGCAACATAGCCTTGTTTCAGGAATATCAAAAGTTAATGCATAAAAACCCGAACAGAAAATTACCTTAGAGTTGATAGGTTCAGATGAGCTACAGTTTTTATCAATAGCCCTGCTCTCCAGCATCCTTATCAGGCGCAATCCATCACTGTTAGCTAAAATTTTGATACCATTATCACTAGTTGTGACGGCCAGCAAAGAACCTTCCTTGTTGAATCTGAGTCTAGGACTTGCCTGCAGCAAAAAATATACTCAAATGAAAAGCTACAAAAGCTTTACATTTACACTTTCGCTTCAATGCCATATATGAAAAAGAAGGTAGAGAAACTAACAGGTAAGCCCCCGTCAGCATCAACTGCTATCAGCATGTTGGTATTATCCATTTCCCAAAACTTAATCAGAAATTCATCACCAGCAGCTAAGAAGCGGCTTCTTGTTGTGTCAAACTGTACAACACCTGAAGAACGCTTCCTAAAACCAGAAAATGTACGTTTGATAGTTCCTTCACTTTCATTCCACTCAACTAGATGAGATTCACCTTCTTTACTTGTTCCACATGAAAAAAGCCTGCAGAGAATAGAATTTTTTATCTTATTCATTTGCATTTAACATTATTACAGTAAGATGAAATAAGTAGAGTGAAAGTTAAAAGATAAGGATTGATGCATTGTTTTAGAAACACCAATGTGTAAGCTTTCAAGCCTCTCCACCTTTTCCCTACCATGAAATTAGCACGCTTATGAGGAAAAGAAAAGGGGCTTTTTTTTGTTTATCTAGCAAAGCTCAAGGAGATTCACTGGTCAAGCCTCTGTCATTATTTGGATCTCAAGAAGGGTCTATCTTGATCTACATGAGGTGTTTTGACACATACTTATCTCTTTGGGAGTTTTCTCTTTTAGGCAAGGAATCTAAAAAGCTTTCCAATTAACAAAGTTCTCCAGCTTTCTTCCGTTACCCTTAAAACATTCCAGAGGATTTCCTCAAGCCCTCATCCCAAGTTAAAATTCTATAAAACCTTACCCAAAAGCTGTAGACTATTTCAAATGACCAATGCATTAAAAAAGTACAGCAGGATAGTGGGAAAAAATATAGACCATACAACATAAAATCATGATCCT comes from the Hevea brasiliensis isolate MT/VB/25A 57/8 chromosome 5, ASM3005281v1, whole genome shotgun sequence genome and includes:
- the LOC110667684 gene encoding protein TOPLESS-RELATED PROTEIN 2 isoform X2, with amino-acid sequence MSSLSRELVFLILQFLDEEKFKETVHKLEQESGFFFNMKHFEDQVQAGEWDEVERYLCGFTKVEDNRYSMKIFFEIRKQKYLEALDRQDRAKAVEILVKDLKVFASFNEELFKEITQLLTLDNFRQNEQLSKYGDTKSARNIMLVELKKLIEANPLFRDKLTFPGFKSSRLRTLINQSLNWQHQLCKNPRPNPDIKTLFTDHSCAPTTANGARPPPPTNSPIVGPIPKAGAFPPIGAHGPFHSIVSPSPGAIAGWMSSNNPPLPHPAVAAGPPGLVQPSSAAAFLKHPRTPTGMTGIDYQSADSEHLMKRMRTGQSDEVSFSGVAHTPNIYSQDDLPKTVVRSLSQGSNVMSMDFHPQQQTILLVGTNVGDISLWEVGSRERLVHKPFKVWDLSVASMPLQTALLNDAAISVNRCVWGPDGLMLGVAFSKHIVQIYTYNPTGELRQHLEIDAHVGGVNDIAFAHPNKQLCIVTCGDDKMIKVWDAVAGRRQYTFEGHEAPVYSVCPHYKENIQFIFSTAIDGKIKAWLYDSLGSRVDYDAPGLWCTMMAYSADGTRLFSCGTSKEGESHLVEWNESEGTIKRTFSGFRKRSSGVVQFDTTRSRFLAAGDEFLIKFWEMDNTNMLIAVDADGGLPASPRLRFNKEGSLLAVTTSDNGIKILANSDGLRLIRMLESRAIDKNCSSSEPINSKPLIVNAFGPVANVSSGIPPVLERSDRIPPAVSISSVGTMDSNRLVDVKPRISDELDKIKSWKIPDIVDPSQLKALRLPDPIATGKVVRLIYTNSGLALLALASNAVHKLWKWQRSERNQSGKATAYVAPQLWQPPSGTLMTNDISDNKPAEESAACIALSKNDSYVMSASGGKVSLFNMMTFKVMTTFMSPPPAATFLAFHPQDNNIIAIGMEDSSVQIYNVRVDEVKTKLKGHQSRISGLAFSQSLNVLVSSGADAQLCVWSIDGWEKRKSRFIQAPPGRQSPLTGETRVQFHNDQTHLLVVHESQIAIYDSKLECLRSWYPKDTLAAPISSAIYSSDGLLVYTGFCDGAVGVFDADGLRVRCRIAPTAYMPSFVAGNNAYPLVIAAHPSEPNQIALGMSDGAVHVVEPTDVELKWGGPSSQDNGPLPSNSSNPSLSGQQSELPSR
- the LOC110667684 gene encoding protein TOPLESS-RELATED PROTEIN 2 isoform X1 produces the protein MSSLSRELVFLILQFLDEEKFKETVHKLEQESGFFFNMKHFEDQVQAGEWDEVERYLCGFTKVEDNRYSMKIFFEIRKQKYLEALDRQDRAKAVEILVKDLKVFASFNEELFKEITQLLTLDNFRQNEQLSKYGDTKSARNIMLVELKKLIEANPLFRDKLTFPGFKSSRLRTLINQSLNWQHQLCKNPRPNPDIKTLFTDHSCAPTTANGARPPPPTNSPIVGPIPKAGAFPPIGAHGPFHSIVSPSPGAIAGWMSSNNPPLPHPAVAAGPPGLVQPSSAAAFLKHPRTPTGMTGIDYQSADSEHLMKRMRTGQSDEVSFSGVAHTPNIYSQDDLPKTVVRSLSQGSNVMSMDFHPQQQTILLVGTNVGDISLWEVGSRERLVHKPFKVWDLSVASMPLQQTALLNDAAISVNRCVWGPDGLMLGVAFSKHIVQIYTYNPTGELRQHLEIDAHVGGVNDIAFAHPNKQLCIVTCGDDKMIKVWDAVAGRRQYTFEGHEAPVYSVCPHYKENIQFIFSTAIDGKIKAWLYDSLGSRVDYDAPGLWCTMMAYSADGTRLFSCGTSKEGESHLVEWNESEGTIKRTFSGFRKRSSGVVQFDTTRSRFLAAGDEFLIKFWEMDNTNMLIAVDADGGLPASPRLRFNKEGSLLAVTTSDNGIKILANSDGLRLIRMLESRAIDKNCSSSEPINSKPLIVNAFGPVANVSSGIPPVLERSDRIPPAVSISSVGTMDSNRLVDVKPRISDELDKIKSWKIPDIVDPSQLKALRLPDPIATGKVVRLIYTNSGLALLALASNAVHKLWKWQRSERNQSGKATAYVAPQLWQPPSGTLMTNDISDNKPAEESAACIALSKNDSYVMSASGGKVSLFNMMTFKVMTTFMSPPPAATFLAFHPQDNNIIAIGMEDSSVQIYNVRVDEVKTKLKGHQSRISGLAFSQSLNVLVSSGADAQLCVWSIDGWEKRKSRFIQAPPGRQSPLTGETRVQFHNDQTHLLVVHESQIAIYDSKLECLRSWYPKDTLAAPISSAIYSSDGLLVYTGFCDGAVGVFDADGLRVRCRIAPTAYMPSFVAGNNAYPLVIAAHPSEPNQIALGMSDGAVHVVEPTDVELKWGGPSSQDNGPLPSNSSNPSLSGQQSELPSR
- the LOC110667684 gene encoding protein TOPLESS-RELATED PROTEIN 2 isoform X3; this translates as MLVELKKLIEANPLFRDKLTFPGFKSSRLRTLINQSLNWQHQLCKNPRPNPDIKTLFTDHSCAPTTANGARPPPPTNSPIVGPIPKAGAFPPIGAHGPFHSIVSPSPGAIAGWMSSNNPPLPHPAVAAGPPGLVQPSSAAAFLKHPRTPTGMTGIDYQSADSEHLMKRMRTGQSDEVSFSGVAHTPNIYSQDDLPKTVVRSLSQGSNVMSMDFHPQQQTILLVGTNVGDISLWEVGSRERLVHKPFKVWDLSVASMPLQQTALLNDAAISVNRCVWGPDGLMLGVAFSKHIVQIYTYNPTGELRQHLEIDAHVGGVNDIAFAHPNKQLCIVTCGDDKMIKVWDAVAGRRQYTFEGHEAPVYSVCPHYKENIQFIFSTAIDGKIKAWLYDSLGSRVDYDAPGLWCTMMAYSADGTRLFSCGTSKEGESHLVEWNESEGTIKRTFSGFRKRSSGVVQFDTTRSRFLAAGDEFLIKFWEMDNTNMLIAVDADGGLPASPRLRFNKEGSLLAVTTSDNGIKILANSDGLRLIRMLESRAIDKNCSSSEPINSKPLIVNAFGPVANVSSGIPPVLERSDRIPPAVSISSVGTMDSNRLVDVKPRISDELDKIKSWKIPDIVDPSQLKALRLPDPIATGKVVRLIYTNSGLALLALASNAVHKLWKWQRSERNQSGKATAYVAPQLWQPPSGTLMTNDISDNKPAEESAACIALSKNDSYVMSASGGKVSLFNMMTFKVMTTFMSPPPAATFLAFHPQDNNIIAIGMEDSSVQIYNVRVDEVKTKLKGHQSRISGLAFSQSLNVLVSSGADAQLCVWSIDGWEKRKSRFIQAPPGRQSPLTGETRVQFHNDQTHLLVVHESQIAIYDSKLECLRSWYPKDTLAAPISSAIYSSDGLLVYTGFCDGAVGVFDADGLRVRCRIAPTAYMPSFVAGNNAYPLVIAAHPSEPNQIALGMSDGAVHVVEPTDVELKWGGPSSQDNGPLPSNSSNPSLSGQQSELPSR